The following DNA comes from Janthinobacterium sp. TB1-E2.
TAAAAATTGATTGGAAAGGCATGGCAGGATTCTTTAGTATTCCAACATCGCTGCCCGGGCCGACGACATTAGATCCGGCATGGCACAACCAGGAGAATGGCATGTCTGAGACAAAAAAGAAGGTTGCCCTGCGCTCTGCCGAGTGGTTCGGCTCGCAGGACAAGAACGGCTTCATGTACCGCAGCTGGATGAAAAACCAGGGCATACCTGACCACGAGTTTCACGGCAAGCCCATCATCGGCATCTGCAATACCTGGTCCGAACTGACCCCTTGCAACGCGCATTTCCGCCAATTGGCCGAGCACGTCAAGCGCGGCATCCTGGAAGCGGGCGGTTTCCCAGTGGAATTCCCTGTCTTCTCGAATGGCGAATCGAATTTGCGCCCGACGGCCATGCTGACGCGCAACCTGGCGTCGATGGACGTGGAAGAATCGATCCGCGGCAATCCGATGGACGCCGTCGTGCTGCTGGTCGGCTGCGACAAGACGACGCCGGCGCTGCTGATGGGTGCGGCCAGCGTCGACATTCCGACCATCGTCGTCAGCGGCGGCCCCATGCTGAACGGCAAACTCAATGGCAAGGACATCGGTTCCGGCACGGCCGTATGGCAGTTGCACGAGCAGATGAAGGCGGGATCGATCACCTTGCACCAGTTCATGTCGGCCGAATCGGGCATGTCGCGCTCGGCCGGTACCTGCAACACCATGGGCACGGCTTCGACGATGGCCAGCATGGCGGAAGCGCTGGGCACGTCCCTGCCGCACAACGCCGCAATCCCCGCCGTCGATTCGCGCCGCTACGTGCTGGCCCACATGTCGGGCATCCGCATCGTCGAAATGGTGCACGAAGACCTGCGCCTGTCGAAAGTGCTGACGCGCGAAGCGTTTGAAAACGCCATCAAGGTCAACGCCGCCATCGGTGGCTCGACCAATGCCGTGATCCACCTGAAAGCGATTGCCGGCCGCATCGGCGTGCCTTTGGAGCTGGAAGACTGGACCAAGGTAGGCCGCGGCACGCCGACCATCGTCGACTTGCTGCCGTCGGGTCGTTTCCTGATGGAAGAGTTTTATTATGCGGGCGGCTTGCCGGCCGTCATCCGCCGCCTGGGCGAGGGCGATCTGCTGCCGCACAAGAATGCGCTGACCGTCAACGGCAAGTCGCTGTGGGACAACTGCGTTGAAGCGCCGATCTACAACGATGAAGTGGTGCGCACCTTGGACAACCCATTGCTGGCCGATGGCGGCATTTGCGTGTTGCGCGGCAATCTGGCGCCACGCGGCGCCGTGTTGAAACCGTCGGCCGCTTCGCCACACCTGATGCAGCACCGCGGCAAGGCCGTCGTGTTCGAGGACTTTGAACATTACAAGGCCCGCATCGTTGATCCGGATCTGGATGTGGACGCGAACTCCGTGCTGGTCATGAAGAACTGCGGCCCGAAAGGCTATCCTGGCATGGCGGAAGTGGGCAACATGGGCTTGCCGCCGAAACTGCTGGCGCAAGGCATCACCGACATGGTGCGTATCTCGGATGCGCGCATGAGCGGCACAGCCTACGGTACCGTCGTCCTGCACGTGGCGCCGGAAGCGATGGCCGGCGGCCCGCTGGGCATCGTGCGCGACGGCGACATGATCGCCCTCGACTGCCACAACGGCAGCCTGAACATCGACATCAGCGATGCGGAAATCGCCGAGCGCCTGGCGGCCCGCGAACTGGGCAGCGCTCCCGGACCGAAGAGCGGCTACCAGCAGCTGTACATCGAACACGTGTTGCAGGCCGATGAAGGCTGCGATTTCGACTTCCTGGTCGGCAATCGCGGTTCCGCCGTGCCACGTCACTCACACTAAGCGGAGAATCCCATGCTGTTGCTGCAATTTACGAATGAACACGGCGGGCGCCTCGTCGGCCTGCTGCAAGACGACGCCATCCGCGTCATCGAAGGCTACAACACGACGTATGCGCTGGCGCAAGACGCCATCCGCAAAAAGGTGAGCCTGGCGGATCTGGTCAACGCCACGGTCGGCAACACCACGCATTCCTATGCGGACGTGGCCGCTGCCGGACGTGTGCTGGCGCCGCTCGACCACGCCGATGAAGCGCACTGCTACGTGACGGGCACGGGTCTGACCCACCTGGGCAGCGCCGGCGCGCGCGACGCCATGCACAAGAAGATCGGCGGCGACGCGGAATCCTTGAGCGACTCGATGAAAATGTTCCGCCTGGGCGTGGAAGGCGGCAAGCCGGCTGACGGCACGGCCGGCGCCCAGCCCGAATGGTTCTATAAAGGCGACGGCTCCATCGTGCGCGCCGGCGGCCAGCCGCTGCGCATGCCGGACTTTGCCCTCGATGGCGGCGAAGAGCCGGAAATCGCCGGCCTGTACGTGATCGGCGACGACGGCCAGCCCTACCGGGTCGGCTACGCCATCGGCAATGAATTCTCGGACCACGTGACGGAGCGCCAGAACTATCTGTACCTGGCCCACTCGAAGTTGCGAGCCTGCAGCGTGGGCCCGGCCCTGCTGGTGGGCGAATTGCCCGCGCATATCGCCGGTACTTCGCGTGTGCTTGATGCGGCTGGCAATGTACGCTGGGAAAAAGCGTTCGTCAGCGGCGAAGAGAATATGTCGCACACGATCGCCAACCTGGAACACCATCACTTCAAGTACCCGCTGTTCAAGCGCCCTGGCGACGTGCACGTACACTTCTTTGGCACGGCAACGTTAAGCTTTGCCGATGGCGTGAGCGTGGCGCCTGGCGAAACCTTTGAAATCGAAGCGCCGGCCTTTGGCCCTGCCTTGCGCAACCGCCTCGATGTCTTCCCAACCGAATTTGCGAAAGTGAGCACATTATGAGTTTCAATATCACCGGTGATGCATTGATTGGCGGCGTCGCCGTCAAGGGTAACGGCGGCTCTTTCGAAGCGTGGGACCCGGCCGCGCGCGCGCACATCGCGCCTGCTTTCCACATGGTCGACGCCGCGCAAATCGACGCGGCGTGCCGTCTGGCCCAAGCCGCGTTCGATCCGTTCCGCGCCACCAGCGATGCGGAACGCGCCGATTTTCTCGACACCATCGCCGCGCAAATCCTCGAGCTGGGCGACGACCTGATCGTGCGCGCCATGACGGAAAGCGGCTTGCCGCGCGCGCGCCTGGAAGGCGAACGTGGCCGCACGGTGGGTCAGCTGAAATTGTTCGCCGGCTTGCTGCGCGAGGGTTCATGGACCGATGCACGCATCGACAGCCCGCTGCCTGACCGCGTGCCGCCGCGTCCTGACTTGCGTTTGCGCATGATCGGCCTGGGCCCCGTCGCCGTGTTCGCGGCCAGTAACTTCCCGCTGGCCTTCTCGGTGGCTGGCGGCGATACGGCCTCGGCCCTGGCTGCCGGCTGCCCCGTCGTCCTGAAAGCCCACTCGGCCCATCCGGGCACGTCGGAGCTGGTGGCGCGCGCGATCGTGAACGCGATTGCCATCTGCAAGCTGCCAGCCGGCGTGTTCGCCTTGCTGACGGGCACGGGCAATGGCATCGGCCAGACCCTGGTGGCCCATCCTGCCATCCAGGCTGTCGGCTTTACGGGTTCGCGTTCGGGCGGCATCGCCCTGATGAAGGTGGCGGCCGAACGTGCGCAACCGATACCCGTATATGCTGAAATGAGCAGCATCAACCCTGTCTTCGTGTTGCCGCAAGCGCTGGCAGCCCGTGGCGCGGCGATCGCCAGCGGCTTTGCTGCCTCGCTGACCATGGGCGTGGGCCAGTTCTGCACCAATCCCGGCCTCGTGCTGGGCCTGGAAGGCCCTGACTTTACGGCGTTTGCCGCCGCTGCCGCCGAAGCGCTGGCGCCGGCGCCTGCCGCCACCATGTTGACGGCTGGCATCGCCAGCAGCTATGCCAAGGGCGTCGCCGCCCTGGCGCAGCATGCCGACGTGACGCCGCTGGTGCAAAACACGGGCGACGAAGGCAAGGGCGCCGCCGCCCTGTTCGTCACTTCGGGCGAAGCGTTTTTGGCCAAGCATGACTTGCGCGACGAAGTCTTCGGTCCCGCTTCCCTGCTGGTCGCTTGCCGCGACATCGAGCAATTGCTGGCGATTACGGAAAGCCTGGAAGGCCAGCTGACGGCCACCCTGCAAATCGATGCCGGCGACGTGGACGATGCGCGCCGTCTGCTGCCCGTGCTGGAACGCCGCGTGGGCCGCATCCTGGCCAACGGTTTCCCGACGGGCGTGGAAGTGTCGACGGCCATGGTGCACGGCGGCCCGTTCCCGGCCACGTCGGATGGCCGCAGCACCTCGGTCGGTACGGCAGCCATCAACCGCTTCCTGCGTCCCGTGTCCTACCAGAACCTGCCGCAAGACTTGCTGCCGGAGTCGCTGCGCGACGATAATCCGCTGGGGATCTGGCGTCGTCACGATGGCGTGCTGGGCAAACTTTAATCACAAAAAATAAAAATACACAGGCGGAG
Coding sequences within:
- a CDS encoding IlvD/Edd family dehydratase, which encodes MSETKKKVALRSAEWFGSQDKNGFMYRSWMKNQGIPDHEFHGKPIIGICNTWSELTPCNAHFRQLAEHVKRGILEAGGFPVEFPVFSNGESNLRPTAMLTRNLASMDVEESIRGNPMDAVVLLVGCDKTTPALLMGAASVDIPTIVVSGGPMLNGKLNGKDIGSGTAVWQLHEQMKAGSITLHQFMSAESGMSRSAGTCNTMGTASTMASMAEALGTSLPHNAAIPAVDSRRYVLAHMSGIRIVEMVHEDLRLSKVLTREAFENAIKVNAAIGGSTNAVIHLKAIAGRIGVPLELEDWTKVGRGTPTIVDLLPSGRFLMEEFYYAGGLPAVIRRLGEGDLLPHKNALTVNGKSLWDNCVEAPIYNDEVVRTLDNPLLADGGICVLRGNLAPRGAVLKPSAASPHLMQHRGKAVVFEDFEHYKARIVDPDLDVDANSVLVMKNCGPKGYPGMAEVGNMGLPPKLLAQGITDMVRISDARMSGTAYGTVVLHVAPEAMAGGPLGIVRDGDMIALDCHNGSLNIDISDAEIAERLAARELGSAPGPKSGYQQLYIEHVLQADEGCDFDFLVGNRGSAVPRHSH
- the araD1 gene encoding AraD1 family protein — protein: MLLLQFTNEHGGRLVGLLQDDAIRVIEGYNTTYALAQDAIRKKVSLADLVNATVGNTTHSYADVAAAGRVLAPLDHADEAHCYVTGTGLTHLGSAGARDAMHKKIGGDAESLSDSMKMFRLGVEGGKPADGTAGAQPEWFYKGDGSIVRAGGQPLRMPDFALDGGEEPEIAGLYVIGDDGQPYRVGYAIGNEFSDHVTERQNYLYLAHSKLRACSVGPALLVGELPAHIAGTSRVLDAAGNVRWEKAFVSGEENMSHTIANLEHHHFKYPLFKRPGDVHVHFFGTATLSFADGVSVAPGETFEIEAPAFGPALRNRLDVFPTEFAKVSTL
- a CDS encoding aldehyde dehydrogenase (NADP(+)) codes for the protein MSFNITGDALIGGVAVKGNGGSFEAWDPAARAHIAPAFHMVDAAQIDAACRLAQAAFDPFRATSDAERADFLDTIAAQILELGDDLIVRAMTESGLPRARLEGERGRTVGQLKLFAGLLREGSWTDARIDSPLPDRVPPRPDLRLRMIGLGPVAVFAASNFPLAFSVAGGDTASALAAGCPVVLKAHSAHPGTSELVARAIVNAIAICKLPAGVFALLTGTGNGIGQTLVAHPAIQAVGFTGSRSGGIALMKVAAERAQPIPVYAEMSSINPVFVLPQALAARGAAIASGFAASLTMGVGQFCTNPGLVLGLEGPDFTAFAAAAAEALAPAPAATMLTAGIASSYAKGVAALAQHADVTPLVQNTGDEGKGAAALFVTSGEAFLAKHDLRDEVFGPASLLVACRDIEQLLAITESLEGQLTATLQIDAGDVDDARRLLPVLERRVGRILANGFPTGVEVSTAMVHGGPFPATSDGRSTSVGTAAINRFLRPVSYQNLPQDLLPESLRDDNPLGIWRRHDGVLGKL